The window CTATATATTTATCGGATCAATATAGTTTTTACTTAGTAGTTATTTGAAAATTACTAATCCTAACTCTGTATTAATAATACAGAGTTAAGCAAAATTTAGGAGAAGGTGTTTAATTGATGGAAAGAGTATTGAAGGATTAAAAATTTATATTTTTGGACAATCTAAAGTAAAAACTAATTGAGGTAGGATAAGTTGAATAAGATTATCCCTTTTTTATTGGTAGTCATTAGCCTATTCTTAAGTGATGGAACTGTTTTTGCAAATACACAAAACACGACTCCTTATTTTGAGGATCATTCACGAAGAGTAGGGTATAAAACTGTAGATGAGGCGGTTAAAGAATTTGAAAACCATTGTAATTGTGAGGTAAAGCTACCTGCCAAGATCCCTGAAATTCCTTTCACACATGAATTTGGCGCATTTACTAAAGATGAGAAAAATGGTGTGAATGATTTACTGCAAATTCGTTTTGTAAATAGAGAGATGAAAAATAATCTATTTAAAGTTGATATTCGTTCAAATAAATTAGACTATGAAGGTAAGGAATATTTACTTCAAGATGGAACTAAGGGCATGTATTTCGCAAATCATATCTTTTACTTTTTTGTCTTTGAAAAAAATAATTTGCAGTATGTCGTAAGTATTGATAAAAATGTAAGTGATATAGATCCTCCAAAGGTATTATTGGACATTGCAAATTCAATTGAGTAATCAACTAAATTTTGTTCACGAAATGGGCATTTATCCTAGAAGGATGATGCTCTTTTTTGTTGAACTTATTTAGTATGATGTTGTAAAAATTAGGTGAAATTCAATAAATTGGAAGGTGAAGACTAAACAAGCTTTGACTATCGAGGAGTGGTGAAGTTGAATATAATAAGGAAATATGGGCTGTTAATAGGGGGACTGGGGTTTTCAACCTTAGGAAACTGGATTTACCTTATTGCATTGAACTTGTCTGTATGGCATTTGACACATTCCCCTGCAGCCGTTGCAGGAGTTTATATAGTAGGTCCTGTTGCACGTATACTAAGTAATTTAATTGCAGGAGCCATTATCGACCGGAACAGCAAAAAACGAATTATGATTTCCGTAGATATAATTCGTGGAGTTATTGTATTTCTAATGCCTTTCTCTACATCCATTTGGGTGATTTATTGTCTAATATTCTTGGTAAATATAGCGGGCAGTTTTTTTGG is drawn from Lysinibacillus sp. SGAir0095 and contains these coding sequences:
- a CDS encoding carbon monoxide dehydrogenase, translated to MNKIIPFLLVVISLFLSDGTVFANTQNTTPYFEDHSRRVGYKTVDEAVKEFENHCNCEVKLPAKIPEIPFTHEFGAFTKDEKNGVNDLLQIRFVNREMKNNLFKVDIRSNKLDYEGKEYLLQDGTKGMYFANHIFYFFVFEKNNLQYVVSIDKNVSDIDPPKVLLDIANSIE